From one Streptomyces sp. NBC_01478 genomic stretch:
- a CDS encoding LamG domain-containing protein codes for MAALPTLAVPATGAHADDTTASDQPTPEARADAEKAAETGEQVEVAGERTPYTTTFANPDGVTFTLKDSAVPVRTHQADGSWAQPDATLERRSDGTVGPKASVAKISFSDGGAGADLVKLSLNGRSLTVGWPGTLPKPTLEGDSAVYADVLPGVDLRMTATTEGYREVLVVTSASAAANPELKELSFPVRADGLSLQGGGGGGLSAVDDDGNAVFRAPAAQQWDSSGDATNSASSTASSHSASQSSFTTTTQDSAAAGSTGDDGETTPDPTEGPSDGDTSTRLPVTAEQGTIKVTPDASMLAADSAVFPQYIDPDVGMTASERTLLSSDGDTFYNFSGGDDGKGVGYCGTYVTGGVGYYCGSGYRNRMYFEFSPAKLAGKHILDATFAITEKWSMSCTPSWVDLTRTGNISSSTNWPGPTANWDLMVDRNVSAGRGSACDPSQPAAPIEFNDSPTETNENLTSTMTKFANGDFSRLTLMLKAHDETDPNGWKRFDDNAEIDVTYVGIPAKPTKIGLVVGTSTGTTVACETKQSDPLVVSEPKPLLQSTPQTAAGGESGASLKVVYSVDKYTASSDTWSTVFETARPTSGYVGDNVSPGSVQTSTLTEGTLYRYRSWTRSYYNSGGDYLAGPSNAASNAWCYFKVDPTRPKAPGIALSSPYSVCDSSSCDAKGGPGTDVTFTFSPASGDAATNISYQYKLSSSTVWSSPIPASTPTATFTPPTSGTFSIVVRAQDSLGPGAQNSVDFLVAEGTGPTGQWHFDEASGAALDTSTTVAAEQDNATLSSSGASRDGRGRRGVLTHDATGAELATPVTDTGLTVDGSAGYAATSGPVVESRSSYTVEAWARMAATPTHNYVVLSQTGSGSTQPGFAIYYSISYGKWIFNWHWTDSAGTVHFVRSLADTSSPPVKVWTHLAGVYDTKTDTIQLYVNGKAQGSPQAIPSGEPEADTGLLEFGRGNGATAGTFTDYFNGQIDEVTVWQRALSAQEVSTEARLLTADRYAATELMADWDPSAATGTAVPDTTSGYGTSLTLSGGASLDGTGIVLDGTDDAASAPGPLVDDTGSFTATTAVQMDSAALAAKPVGYMGQVLGQRSADGSAWGLWYERTGTDTDPETDATVPVGFWHFGRLNTDGSFTGVVSDDVANLGSAVRLTGVFDAQSGTVSLYVGDAQNGDTTAYTATPGTGDFAVGKTYVNSVWGRYLPATVSDIRVWAGAMASQQQIVETVGD; via the coding sequence ATGGCTGCTTTGCCGACGCTGGCAGTGCCGGCGACCGGAGCACACGCGGACGACACCACGGCCTCCGACCAGCCGACGCCGGAGGCACGGGCGGACGCGGAGAAGGCGGCGGAGACGGGGGAACAGGTCGAGGTCGCGGGGGAGCGCACGCCCTACACCACGACGTTCGCCAATCCGGACGGTGTGACCTTCACACTGAAGGATTCCGCCGTGCCGGTGCGGACACACCAGGCCGACGGCTCCTGGGCGCAGCCGGACGCGACGCTGGAGCGGCGGTCGGACGGCACGGTCGGGCCGAAGGCATCGGTCGCCAAGATCTCCTTCTCCGACGGCGGGGCCGGCGCCGACCTGGTGAAGCTGTCCCTCAACGGGCGTTCTCTGACCGTGGGTTGGCCCGGCACGTTGCCGAAGCCGACGCTGGAGGGGGACTCGGCGGTGTACGCGGACGTCCTGCCGGGGGTGGATCTGCGGATGACCGCCACCACCGAGGGCTACCGCGAGGTGCTCGTCGTCACCTCGGCGTCGGCTGCCGCGAACCCGGAGTTGAAGGAACTCTCGTTCCCTGTGCGGGCCGACGGGCTGTCCCTGCAGGGCGGCGGAGGCGGCGGTCTGTCCGCGGTCGACGACGACGGTAACGCTGTCTTCCGTGCTCCGGCCGCCCAGCAGTGGGATTCGTCGGGCGATGCCACCAACTCCGCCTCGTCCACGGCCTCTTCCCACTCCGCGTCCCAGAGCTCGTTCACGACAACGACGCAGGACAGCGCCGCTGCGGGGAGTACGGGCGATGACGGTGAGACGACACCGGACCCGACCGAGGGGCCCAGTGATGGGGACACCTCCACCCGCCTTCCGGTCACTGCGGAGCAGGGCACGATCAAGGTGACCCCGGATGCGTCGATGCTCGCCGCCGACTCCGCCGTCTTCCCGCAGTACATCGACCCGGATGTCGGTATGACGGCCTCCGAGCGGACTTTGCTGTCCTCGGACGGGGACACCTTCTACAACTTCTCCGGCGGGGACGACGGCAAGGGCGTGGGCTACTGCGGCACCTATGTCACGGGCGGTGTCGGGTACTACTGCGGCTCCGGCTACAGGAACCGCATGTACTTCGAGTTCTCGCCGGCGAAGCTGGCGGGGAAGCACATCCTGGACGCCACGTTCGCCATCACGGAGAAGTGGTCGATGTCCTGCACCCCCTCCTGGGTGGACCTGACCCGGACGGGCAACATCTCCTCCTCGACGAACTGGCCGGGCCCGACGGCGAACTGGGACCTGATGGTGGACCGGAATGTGTCCGCGGGACGCGGGTCCGCCTGCGATCCCAGCCAGCCCGCTGCCCCGATCGAGTTCAACGACAGCCCCACTGAGACGAACGAGAACCTCACCTCGACCATGACGAAGTTCGCCAACGGTGACTTCTCCCGCCTGACGCTGATGCTCAAGGCGCATGACGAGACCGACCCGAACGGCTGGAAGAGGTTCGACGACAACGCTGAAATCGATGTGACGTACGTCGGTATCCCGGCCAAGCCCACGAAGATCGGTCTGGTCGTCGGGACCAGCACCGGGACCACTGTCGCCTGCGAGACCAAGCAGTCGGACCCGTTGGTAGTGTCCGAGCCGAAGCCGTTGCTCCAGTCGACGCCGCAGACCGCGGCGGGCGGTGAGTCCGGTGCGTCGCTGAAAGTCGTCTACAGCGTGGACAAGTACACGGCGAGCAGTGACACATGGTCGACGGTCTTCGAGACGGCACGGCCCACCAGCGGATATGTAGGTGACAACGTCTCGCCGGGCAGCGTCCAGACGTCGACGCTGACTGAGGGGACCCTGTACCGGTACCGGTCCTGGACGCGGTCGTACTACAACAGCGGAGGCGACTACCTGGCCGGCCCGTCGAACGCGGCCAGCAACGCCTGGTGCTACTTCAAGGTCGACCCGACCCGTCCCAAAGCGCCGGGGATCGCGCTGTCGAGCCCGTACTCGGTGTGTGACAGCAGTTCGTGCGACGCGAAGGGCGGACCGGGTACGGATGTGACGTTCACGTTCAGTCCTGCGTCCGGGGACGCGGCCACCAACATCTCCTACCAGTACAAGCTGTCTTCTTCGACCGTGTGGTCGTCGCCGATCCCGGCCTCGACACCGACAGCGACCTTCACCCCGCCGACCTCGGGCACCTTCAGCATCGTCGTACGGGCGCAGGACTCGCTGGGCCCGGGCGCCCAGAACTCGGTGGACTTCCTGGTCGCGGAGGGCACTGGCCCGACCGGTCAGTGGCACTTCGACGAAGCGAGTGGCGCCGCGCTGGACACGTCCACGACTGTCGCGGCGGAGCAGGACAACGCGACGCTCTCCTCGTCCGGTGCCTCTCGGGACGGGCGTGGCCGGAGGGGTGTGCTGACGCACGACGCCACGGGTGCGGAGTTGGCGACGCCGGTCACGGACACGGGCCTGACCGTGGACGGTTCGGCGGGCTATGCGGCCACCTCCGGCCCGGTCGTGGAGTCCCGGTCGTCCTACACGGTCGAGGCATGGGCCCGGATGGCCGCCACTCCGACCCATAACTACGTGGTGCTCTCCCAGACGGGCAGTGGAAGCACACAACCCGGCTTCGCGATCTACTACTCCATTTCCTACGGCAAGTGGATCTTCAACTGGCACTGGACCGACTCGGCAGGCACCGTGCACTTCGTGCGCTCGCTCGCGGATACGTCCTCGCCTCCGGTGAAGGTCTGGACGCATCTGGCAGGCGTGTACGACACGAAGACGGACACGATCCAGCTCTACGTCAACGGCAAGGCACAGGGCAGTCCGCAGGCAATCCCAAGCGGGGAGCCGGAGGCGGACACCGGGCTCCTGGAGTTCGGCCGTGGAAACGGCGCCACCGCGGGCACGTTCACGGATTACTTCAACGGGCAGATCGACGAGGTCACCGTCTGGCAGCGGGCCCTGTCCGCGCAGGAGGTGTCCACGGAGGCGCGGTTGCTGACCGCGGACCGGTATGCCGCCACTGAACTCATGGCTGACTGGGACCCTTCGGCGGCGACCGGCACCGCCGTGCCCGACACCACCTCCGGCTACGGTACCTCGCTGACACTCTCGGGCGGCGCGTCACTGGACGGGACAGGGATTGTCCTGGACGGCACCGATGACGCGGCGTCCGCACCGGGGCCGCTGGTGGACGACACCGGATCCTTCACCGCGACCACGGCCGTGCAGATGGACAGCGCCGCACTCGCGGCGAAACCGGTCGGCTACATGGGGCAAGTCCTCGGCCAGCGCAGTGCGGACGGCTCCGCCTGGGGGCTGTGGTACGAGCGGACGGGCACCGACACCGACCCCGAGACAGACGCCACCGTCCCCGTCGGGTTCTGGCACTTCGGCCGACTCAACACCGACGGCAGCTTCACCGGAGTGGTCTCCGACGATGTCGCGAACCTGGGGAGCGCGGTGCGCCTGACGGGTGTGTTCGACGCCCAGTCCGGCACTGTCAGTCTCTACGTGGGCGACGCGCAGAACGGTGACACCACCGCCTACACGGCGACTCCGGGAACGGGTGACTTCGCCGTCGGCAAGACGTACGTGAACTCGGTCTGGGGCCGCTATCTGCCCGCGACGGTCAGTGACATCCGGGTCTGGGCCGGTGCCATGGCCAGTCAGCAACAGATCGTCGAAACGGTCGGGGACTGA
- a CDS encoding polymorphic toxin-type HINT domain-containing protein yields MTLALAVAGLTPVAAQAASSTKQLVPAVPEQRSDTVKTVDGLGAKQARARVAAEKAADKKQAQDALAEQKATWPKAATTSAPLPASGVTRLTAGGLPVSLSRTAGAKSASGTAGVQVLSRKAAVAAGIKGVLLTAGASDDGNAEISVDYSAFASAYGGDWAGRLHLVQLPSCALTTPDKAACRAQTSLDSHNSISGQIVSATVPLGQSPAEQGDARASRSGVRTTVRSQDTTSAATVLALTATSGESASGSGNYSASPLSSSSSWQAGGSSGAFTWSYPLSTPPAAAGPSPSLSLGYDSGSTDGKTASTNNQSTQVGEGFGLSESSYIERSYASCDDDGQTDKHDECWKYDNASLVLNGKSTELVKNDTDGAWHLKDDDASTVTHSTGADNDDDGETGIDGKGEFWIVTTGDGTQYKFGLNKLPGADTQRTNSVWTTPVFGDDSGEPGYDQGSGFADRSVNQAWRWNLDYVVDLHGNAMSYWYTAETNYYPKNGASTANAKYTRGGHLDKILYGQRASTLFTGTDSDEVTFSYDERCTASDCSSLTDSTSDNWPDVPYDTICASGADDCNTDSPSFFTRKRLTSIDTFAYSATASKLVAVDSWALTQEFKDGQDIDDTSDQTLVLSSIQHTGKNGTAITLDPVTFTYQLRPNRVDSTSDDILKLSMPRISTITSETGGITTVTLSDPECVRGSNMPSSEDNDTLSCYPTYWHINGAVESLLDWFHKYRVTAVLSTDPLGFGQGVENSYSYSDPAWHYNFDPLVPADERTWSQWRGYGKVTTTTGAAGSTQSKTVSLYMQGMDGDKQSDGTTASATRTGLDVSGLDVADLTDSDQDAGSLREQISYNGTVPVSVTVNTPWTSQTASQQKSYASIKAYYVRTGTTTTSTYLTASATWRTRQISNTYDSYGMIVKSADYGQTAVADNTCTRTWYARNTAIGLTNLVSRTRTVAEDNCSVAEISVNLPASSTSRGDVLSDTATVYDNSAATAWSATQTPTLGEATWSGRAAAYPATATNGERYPSTWQTVAKTTYDDSGGTAGLGRRLTVTDTAGNSTATAYTPTDSGPLTRTKVTNAKSQTTYTYTDYASGLPTKVYDVNNKITETSYDALGRKTATWLSNRSHSGNQTPNYTYAYSVTNDALSWESTSTLKADGTTYNTTYSIFDSLLRPLQTQSPTPSGGRLLTDTRYDSRGLAYETYADVYDSAHLPSGSYARAASGGAPKQTDTVFDGAGRATSSSLYVIGVKKWTTSTSYTGDSTATTALNGGSATRTITDIFGNTVEKRAYSGTDPADAAYGTGPGATYTSTKYKNTLDGKPSTVTGPDGAQWSYVYDLFGRQASATDPDLGTTTTTYTALDQTDTTTDNRGTQLLYGYDVLGRKTDQWQTAKTDANKLAHWDYDTLAKGQLDDSISYVGGSGTTGNAYTRTVTAYDSLYHATGSQLTLPSSDPLVASGAVASATLATTSYYNIDGTQQYYTEPAAGGLSSEIVDSEYNGLGMVTDVGGATGYLLAADYNAIGQVNQYTLGTSEALTAKKAYITNTYEQGTDRLTRSLTTDATRSVQDLSFTYDDAGDVTSTFDSANLSGTGATDYQCFTYDGYQRLTDAWTPSTASCATSGRTTTNLGGAAPYWTTYGYTSSGLRTTERTQTGTGDSSRTYCYSSTTPHQLTATAAATSCTGVSATYVYDKSGDTTTRPNGTDTQALTWNATGGLDTVTEKSSTGTIKSTTSHVYDADGTLLIRRNTSGESVLYLGATEVHLDTSTSTAKFWAQRYYGTGSATVALRTNKSGTQTLSYLSGDPHGTSTVSLDATTQAVTKRYLTPFGTPRSGGTGVWADDKTFLGKTTDPTTSLTYVGAREYDSAIGRFLSVDPVLDTGDAQSLNGYTYADNNPISHSDPTGLWIDDGTGHNEPRPGGGGGGQSETPGVPAGGTGTGGCYHTCGTVSTNSQGNVNGGGGGVSGWVSDVAKTFVGQAKSTVVTLFQAPVQQILADKNCLLDGDGCTDLLTQLLMSSNPALAGAAAVTSRGAEIYGDYANGKSAEGTGKLLFDIALLLGTRGAGAEAEGEVGASKAVLCSFTPSTPVLMADGKTKPIGDIKTGDKVEAADPVNGKHQGPHTVTATHVNHDYDLVDLKIQLADGKTETLHTTSKHPFWDDTLHTWVPAGQLRAGHALNTADDRHVHVTVVTPRPGDRDMYNLTVEELHTYYVLAGATPILVHNCNPVAAAVDDLPKDFERRTVGVLDVGVDQIPISSGPGGQSQMLANLPGRTRQNFDHVETHAAAFLRMNPGIRKAVLYIDNKFGMCTGPSGCAARMEDMLPEGVQVWVNSRGRKYGPFTGNAN; encoded by the coding sequence GTGACACTCGCGCTGGCCGTGGCCGGCCTGACTCCCGTGGCCGCCCAAGCCGCGTCATCCACCAAGCAGTTGGTGCCCGCCGTACCGGAGCAGCGTTCCGACACCGTGAAGACGGTCGACGGCCTGGGCGCGAAGCAGGCCAGGGCCCGGGTGGCTGCGGAAAAGGCCGCCGACAAGAAACAGGCCCAGGACGCCCTGGCGGAACAGAAGGCGACGTGGCCCAAAGCCGCCACCACTTCCGCACCCTTGCCTGCGTCCGGCGTCACCCGCCTGACGGCAGGTGGACTGCCCGTGTCCCTGAGCCGCACCGCGGGAGCGAAATCCGCCTCGGGCACGGCCGGCGTCCAGGTACTCAGCCGCAAGGCCGCAGTTGCCGCGGGTATCAAGGGCGTGCTGCTGACCGCCGGCGCGAGCGACGACGGCAACGCCGAAATCAGCGTCGACTACAGTGCCTTCGCCTCCGCCTACGGCGGTGACTGGGCAGGCCGCCTGCACCTCGTACAACTGCCGTCCTGTGCCCTGACCACTCCGGACAAAGCCGCCTGCCGAGCCCAGACGTCCCTGGACTCGCACAACAGCATCAGCGGCCAGATCGTGTCCGCCACAGTGCCGTTGGGACAGTCCCCCGCAGAACAGGGCGACGCACGGGCATCTCGCTCCGGTGTCCGTACGACCGTACGATCCCAGGACACGACTTCCGCGGCCACCGTGCTCGCGCTGACGGCCACTTCGGGAGAGTCGGCATCCGGATCGGGCAACTATTCCGCCTCGCCTCTGTCCTCGTCGTCGAGTTGGCAGGCCGGCGGCTCCTCCGGGGCGTTCACCTGGAGCTATCCGCTGTCCACGCCACCGGCTGCGGCGGGCCCGTCGCCCTCGCTCTCCCTGGGGTACGACTCGGGCAGCACCGACGGCAAGACGGCGTCCACCAACAACCAGTCCACCCAGGTCGGCGAGGGCTTCGGCCTGAGCGAGTCGTCGTACATCGAGCGGTCGTACGCCTCCTGTGACGACGACGGCCAGACGGACAAGCACGACGAGTGCTGGAAGTACGACAACGCCTCGCTCGTCCTCAACGGCAAGTCCACCGAACTGGTCAAGAACGACACCGACGGGGCCTGGCACCTCAAGGACGACGACGCATCCACCGTCACCCACTCCACCGGCGCCGACAACGACGACGACGGCGAGACCGGGATCGACGGCAAGGGCGAGTTCTGGATCGTCACCACCGGCGACGGCACCCAGTACAAGTTCGGGCTGAACAAACTCCCCGGCGCCGACACCCAGCGCACCAACTCGGTGTGGACCACGCCGGTCTTCGGCGACGACTCCGGCGAGCCGGGCTATGACCAGGGATCCGGCTTCGCCGACCGTTCGGTCAACCAGGCCTGGCGCTGGAACCTCGACTATGTCGTCGATCTGCACGGCAACGCCATGTCGTACTGGTACACGGCCGAGACGAACTACTACCCCAAGAACGGCGCCTCGACCGCCAACGCCAAGTACACCCGCGGCGGACACCTGGACAAGATCCTCTACGGTCAGCGTGCGAGCACCCTGTTCACCGGGACCGACTCGGACGAGGTGACGTTCTCCTACGACGAGCGGTGCACCGCCTCGGACTGCTCCTCGCTGACCGACTCGACGTCGGACAACTGGCCGGACGTGCCGTACGACACCATCTGCGCCAGCGGGGCCGACGACTGCAACACCGACAGCCCGTCGTTCTTCACCCGCAAACGCCTCACGAGCATCGACACGTTCGCCTACTCGGCCACGGCCTCGAAGCTCGTTGCGGTGGACTCCTGGGCGCTGACCCAGGAGTTCAAGGACGGCCAGGACATCGACGACACCTCCGACCAGACCCTGGTGCTCTCCTCGATCCAGCACACCGGCAAGAACGGCACCGCCATCACGCTGGATCCGGTCACCTTCACCTACCAACTGCGGCCCAACCGGGTGGACTCCACCTCCGACGACATCCTGAAGCTCAGCATGCCGCGCATCTCCACCATCACCTCCGAGACCGGCGGCATCACCACCGTCACCCTGTCCGACCCGGAGTGCGTACGCGGCTCGAACATGCCCTCGTCCGAGGACAACGACACCCTGAGCTGCTACCCCACGTACTGGCACATCAACGGTGCTGTCGAATCCTTGCTCGACTGGTTCCACAAGTACCGGGTCACCGCCGTACTCAGCACCGACCCGCTCGGTTTCGGCCAGGGCGTCGAGAACTCCTACAGCTACTCCGACCCGGCCTGGCACTACAACTTCGACCCGCTGGTCCCGGCCGACGAGCGGACCTGGTCGCAGTGGCGCGGGTACGGCAAGGTCACCACGACCACCGGCGCGGCGGGATCCACCCAGTCGAAGACCGTCAGCCTGTACATGCAGGGCATGGACGGCGACAAACAGTCCGACGGCACCACCGCCTCCGCCACCCGCACCGGCCTCGACGTCTCGGGTCTGGACGTCGCCGACCTCACGGACAGTGACCAGGATGCCGGCTCCCTCCGTGAGCAGATCTCCTACAACGGGACCGTCCCCGTCTCGGTGACGGTCAACACGCCCTGGACATCGCAGACCGCCAGCCAGCAGAAGTCGTACGCCAGCATCAAGGCGTACTACGTCCGCACCGGCACGACCACCACCTCCACCTACCTCACCGCATCGGCGACCTGGCGCACCCGTCAGATCTCCAACACGTACGACTCCTACGGCATGATCGTCAAAAGCGCCGATTACGGCCAGACCGCCGTCGCCGACAACACCTGCACCCGCACCTGGTACGCCCGCAACACGGCCATTGGCCTCACGAACCTGGTCTCCCGCACTCGTACGGTGGCCGAGGACAACTGCTCCGTTGCCGAGATCAGCGTGAACCTGCCGGCCTCCTCCACCTCCCGCGGTGACGTCCTGTCCGACACCGCCACGGTGTACGACAACTCCGCCGCGACCGCCTGGTCCGCCACCCAGACCCCCACGCTCGGTGAGGCAACGTGGAGCGGACGGGCCGCCGCCTACCCGGCCACCGCCACCAACGGCGAGCGCTATCCGAGCACTTGGCAGACCGTTGCGAAGACCACCTATGACGACAGCGGAGGCACGGCCGGCCTCGGCCGTCGGCTGACCGTCACCGACACGGCCGGCAACAGCACCGCGACCGCCTACACGCCCACCGACTCGGGCCCGCTGACCAGGACCAAGGTCACCAACGCCAAGTCGCAGACCACCTACACCTACACCGACTACGCCTCGGGTCTGCCCACCAAGGTCTACGACGTCAACAACAAGATCACCGAGACCAGTTACGACGCCTTGGGCCGCAAGACCGCGACCTGGCTGTCCAACCGCTCCCACTCCGGGAACCAGACCCCGAACTACACCTACGCGTACAGCGTCACCAACGACGCCCTGTCATGGGAGTCGACCTCGACCCTGAAGGCCGACGGAACCACCTACAACACCACCTACTCCATCTTCGACTCCCTCCTGCGGCCCTTGCAGACACAGTCCCCGACCCCCAGCGGCGGACGCCTGCTCACCGACACCCGCTACGACAGCCGGGGCCTGGCCTACGAGACCTACGCGGACGTCTACGACTCCGCCCACCTCCCCAGCGGTTCCTACGCACGGGCGGCATCCGGAGGCGCGCCCAAACAGACCGACACCGTCTTCGACGGCGCGGGCCGGGCCACCAGCAGCAGCCTGTACGTGATCGGCGTCAAGAAGTGGACCACCAGCACCAGCTACACCGGTGACTCCACCGCGACGACCGCGCTGAACGGAGGCTCGGCGACCCGCACGATCACCGACATCTTCGGCAACACCGTCGAGAAGCGCGCCTACTCCGGTACCGACCCCGCTGACGCCGCCTACGGCACCGGGCCCGGAGCCACGTACACGTCCACCAAGTACAAGAACACCCTGGACGGCAAGCCCTCCACGGTCACCGGACCGGATGGCGCCCAATGGTCGTACGTGTACGACCTGTTCGGCAGGCAGGCCTCGGCCACCGACCCGGACCTGGGCACCACGACCACCACCTACACGGCCCTGGACCAGACGGACACCACCACCGACAACCGCGGCACGCAACTGCTGTACGGCTACGACGTGCTGGGCCGCAAGACCGACCAATGGCAGACGGCGAAGACCGACGCGAACAAGCTGGCCCACTGGGACTACGACACCCTCGCCAAGGGCCAGTTGGACGACTCGATCAGCTACGTCGGCGGCAGCGGCACCACCGGCAATGCCTACACCCGCACGGTCACCGCCTACGACAGCCTCTACCACGCCACCGGCAGCCAACTGACCCTGCCGTCCAGCGACCCACTCGTCGCCTCCGGTGCGGTTGCTTCGGCGACCCTGGCCACCACCTCGTACTACAACATCGACGGCACCCAGCAGTACTACACGGAACCCGCCGCCGGCGGCCTCAGCAGCGAGATCGTGGACTCCGAGTACAACGGCCTCGGAATGGTGACCGACGTCGGTGGCGCCACCGGCTATCTCCTGGCCGCCGACTACAACGCCATCGGACAGGTCAACCAGTACACCCTGGGCACATCTGAGGCACTGACGGCCAAGAAGGCGTACATCACCAACACCTACGAGCAGGGCACCGACCGGCTCACCCGAAGCCTGACCACCGACGCCACCCGCAGTGTCCAGGACCTGAGCTTCACCTACGACGACGCCGGCGACGTCACCTCGACCTTCGACTCCGCCAACCTGTCCGGCACCGGCGCGACCGACTACCAGTGCTTCACCTACGACGGCTACCAGCGCCTCACCGACGCCTGGACCCCGTCCACCGCCTCCTGCGCCACCAGCGGCCGCACCACGACCAACCTGGGCGGAGCCGCCCCCTACTGGACCACCTACGGCTATACCAGCAGCGGCCTGCGCACGACGGAAAGAACGCAGACCGGCACCGGAGACTCCTCCCGCACCTACTGCTACAGCTCCACCACGCCCCACCAGCTCACGGCGACCGCCGCCGCCACCTCCTGCACCGGTGTGAGCGCCACCTACGTCTACGACAAGTCCGGTGACACGACCACCCGTCCCAACGGCACCGACACCCAGGCGCTGACCTGGAACGCCACCGGGGGCCTCGACACAGTCACGGAGAAGTCCAGCACCGGCACCATCAAGAGCACGACCAGCCACGTCTACGACGCCGACGGCACCCTCCTCATCCGCCGCAACACCAGCGGTGAGAGCGTCCTCTACCTGGGTGCCACCGAGGTCCACCTGGACACCTCGACCTCGACGGCCAAGTTCTGGGCCCAGCGCTACTACGGCACCGGAAGCGCCACCGTCGCCCTGCGCACCAACAAGAGCGGGACCCAGACCCTCTCCTACCTCTCCGGTGACCCGCACGGCACATCCACGGTCAGTCTCGACGCCACCACCCAGGCCGTCACCAAGCGCTACCTGACCCCATTCGGCACCCCACGCTCCGGCGGTACCGGTGTCTGGGCCGACGACAAGACCTTCCTCGGCAAGACCACCGATCCCACGACCAGCCTCACCTACGTCGGCGCCCGCGAATACGACTCCGCGATCGGCCGATTCCTCAGCGTCGATCCCGTCCTCGACACCGGCGACGCCCAGTCCCTCAACGGCTACACCTACGCCGACAACAACCCCATCAGCCACTCCGACCCCACCGGCCTGTGGATCGACGACGGAACCGGCCACAACGAGCCACGCCCCGGCGGCGGCGGGGGCGGCCAGAGCGAAACCCCAGGCGTCCCGGCAGGCGGAACAGGCACAGGCGGCTGCTACCACACGTGCGGCACCGTCTCCACGAACAGTCAGGGGAACGTCAACGGAGGCGGCGGTGGCGTCTCCGGCTGGGTCAGTGATGTCGCCAAGACCTTCGTAGGCCAGGCCAAATCGACCGTCGTCACCCTCTTCCAAGCCCCCGTTCAGCAGATCCTCGCCGACAAGAACTGCTTGCTCGACGGCGACGGCTGCACAGACCTGCTCACCCAACTGCTCATGAGCTCCAATCCGGCCCTCGCCGGCGCGGCAGCGGTGACATCGCGAGGCGCGGAGATATACGGCGACTACGCGAACGGCAAGAGCGCCGAAGGCACCGGAAAGCTGCTCTTCGACATAGCCCTCCTCCTGGGAACGCGAGGCGCCGGCGCCGAGGCCGAGGGCGAAGTCGGCGCGAGCAAAGCGGTGCTCTGCAGTTTCACCCCTTCCACTCCGGTCCTGATGGCCGACGGCAAGACCAAGCCCATCGGCGACATCAAGACCGGCGACAAGGTCGAGGCCGCCGACCCCGTCAACGGCAAGCACCAGGGCCCCCATACGGTCACGGCCACTCACGTCAACCACGACTACGACCTCGTCGACCTCAAGATCCAACTGGCCGACGGCAAGACGGAAACCCTTCACACCACGTCCAAGCACCCCTTCTGGGACGACACCCTCCACACCTGGGTCCCCGCCGGCCAACTCCGCGCAGGCCACGCCCTCAACACCGCCGACGACCGCCACGTCCACGTCACCGTCGTCACCCCACGACCCGGCGACCGCGACATGTACAACCTCACCGTCGAGGAACTGCACACGTACTATGTGCTGGCGGGGGCTACGCCGATCCTTGTTCACAACTGCAATCCTGTTGCTGCTGCGGTTGATGACCTACCGAAGGATTTCGAGCGTAGAACGGTGGGCGTTCTTGATGTGGGTGTCGATCAGATTCCCATTTCAAGCGGCCCCGGTGGCCAGTCGCAGATGCTTGCCAATCTTCCCGGTCGCACGAGGCAGAATTTCGACCACGTTGAGACTCATGCTGCTGCGTTCCTGAGGATGAACCCGGGCATCAGAAAAGCAGTGCTCTACATCGACAACAAGTTTGGAATGTGTACAGGGCCAAGCGGTTGTGCAGCAAGAATGGAAGACATGCTCCCGGAGGGGGTGCAAGTGTGGGTGAACTCGCGAGGTCGTAAATACGGACCGTTCACCGGTAATGCAAACTAA